The DNA segment GCGGCGGCGGGTATCTCGTCGCGACGAAGCTCCTCGGGCCGCGGGTGGGCGTGGTCTCCGGGTGCGCCCTGATCGTCGATTACATCCTGACGATCTCGGTGTCCGTCGTCTCCGGCGTGGACGCGATCTTCAACCTGCTGCCTCTCCACTACCATTCCCTGAAGCTCGTGACCGCGGTCGGGGTGCTGGTGTGCCTGGTCGTCCTGAATCTGCGCGGCGTCAAGGAGTCCGTCACCTTCCTGCTGCCGATCTTCCTCATCTTCTGCGTCACCCATCTCGTGCTGATCCTCACGGCGATCCTCGGGCGATTCGGCCAGCTCCCGGCGGTCTTCCACGGAACCGCGCAGGACTTCCACGCGGGAGCGGGAACGCTCGGCTTCGTGCCGATGCTGTTCATCCTGCTGCGCGCCTACTCGATGGGAGGCGGGACCTACACCGGCATCGAGGCCGTTTCCAACGGCGTCCAGATCCTCCGCGAGCCTCGCGTCCACAACGCGAAGAAGACGATGCTCTACATGGCGCTCTCCCTCGCGTTCACCGCGGGGGGCATCCTCTTCTCCTACCTCCTGGTTCACGCGCGTCCGACCCCCGGGAAGACGATGAACGGGATCCTCGCCGAGATCGTGTTCTCTCCCTGGAAGCTCGCCGGCGCGCCCGTCGGATCGTGGCTCGTCGTCGCGACGCTCCTCTCGGAAGGGATGCTCCTGTTCGTCGCGGCACAGACGGGATTCCTCGACGGACCCCGCGTCCTCGCGAACATGGCCGTCGATTCGTGGGCTCCCCATCGCTTCGCGCAGCTCTCGGACCGGCTCGTGACGAAGAACGGCGTCCTGCTGATCGGCCTCGCTTCCGGCGCCGTCCTCCTCTACGCGCGAGGCGGTCTCGACCTCCTCGTGACGATGTACGCGATCAACGTGTTCCTGACGTTCACGCTCACGGAGCTCGGCATGTCGCGCCACTGGATCCGCGACCGGAAGACGCTCCCGCAGTGGAAGAAGAACCTTCCCGTCCACCTGACCGGGCTCGTCCTCTGCTTCTCGATCCTC comes from the Thermoanaerobaculia bacterium genome and includes:
- a CDS encoding APC family permease encodes the protein MPDKRDGNRPTLRSIVLGKPLRATDPGVFHHVSLIAFLAWVGLGADGLSSSAYGPEEAYKALGSHAPLAVILAGMTAFTVFVISFAYSKLIEEFPGGGGGYLVATKLLGPRVGVVSGCALIVDYILTISVSVVSGVDAIFNLLPLHYHSLKLVTAVGVLVCLVVLNLRGVKESVTFLLPIFLIFCVTHLVLILTAILGRFGQLPAVFHGTAQDFHAGAGTLGFVPMLFILLRAYSMGGGTYTGIEAVSNGVQILREPRVHNAKKTMLYMALSLAFTAGGILFSYLLVHARPTPGKTMNGILAEIVFSPWKLAGAPVGSWLVVATLLSEGMLLFVAAQTGFLDGPRVLANMAVDSWAPHRFAQLSDRLVTKNGVLLIGLASGAVLLYARGGLDLLVTMYAINVFLTFTLTELGMSRHWIRDRKTLPQWKKNLPVHLTGLVLCFSILCVTLYEKFLVGGWVTVAVTSGFILAAFAIHRHYANVRDRLRYLDQVLTSVPLHEHQVENEPMDRKAPTAAILVGGFNGIGIHSLLSIQTLFPHHYENYLFVSIGVIDSAKFKGESEIEALRESTEESLRQYVAFARKLGMKADYRFSLGTEAVDEAEKLALEVRKEFPRTIFFLGKLVFERDRFVHRFLHNETAHAIQRRLQFSGLQSVVLPIRVTEREMHAPSVA